AGAGGGGCTCAAGTTCGGGATGGATATCACCCGTTACCAGATGAAAGGGTGAACGCAGGCCAATAGTACATTAGAAATCAATGAGAGCGGAAACAAGAAATGCGTAAAGTAAAGCCAGCAAGGAAACTCGGGAGAACGACCGCCCATAGAAAAGCTACCCTGTCGAATCTTTCGACGCAGTTGCTGATCCACAAGCGTATCGAAACCACCGAAGCGAAAGCCAAGGAAACCCGCAAGGTTGTCGAGAAGATCATCACCAAGGCGCGCAAGGGCACCCACCATGCACAGCGTGAAATCTTCAGCGCCCTTCGCAACAAGGAAGCTGTTCAGGAGCTGTTCGAGGAAATCGTAGGACGCATCGGCTCGCGTAATGGCGGTTACACCCGCATCATCAAGCTCGCACCGCGCTTCGGCGATGCAGCCAAGATGGCGGTTATCGAGCTGGTAGACTTTGCCGAGGCTCCGGCAGCGGCATCGACGGCAGCCAAGCAGGATCGTGCAAAGCGCGTCAAAGGTTCGAAGAAAGCCGAGACTGAAAAAGAGGGCGGCGAATCGGCAGAGTAACGGTTCGGTCAGCATACAGTACTCGGTACAGAAACACGGTAGTCATCGTTCGCAGGATCAGCAAGATCACCAGCGGGCGATGACTATCTGCTTTTCAGAGAAGAGCGGATCGATCTCTTCAATCGGCAGCCGGTCAACCGAGGCCGGGAACCCGAAATGCTTCTCCCGTGCCATCACGGCTTTTGCAATCTCCTCGTCAAGTTTTCCACCCTTCAGGCAGATCAGCACGCCATCACGTTTCAGCAACGTTGTGCAGTAGCTGCAAAGCTCTTCAAGCGGCGCCACCTGCCTACTGAGCACTGTATCGAAAATCACTCCCCGCAGCTCCTCCACTCTCGAATGAACCGCCATCACATTACCGAGCCCGAGCTCTTTGATCATCGCCTTGCAGGCGGCGATTTTCTTGCCGGTTGAATCAACGAGCAGAAATGAGGTTTCGGGAAAAAGAATGGCCAGCGGAATGCCGGGCAGGCCACCTCCGGTACCCAGATCAAGCACTTTTTCTCCAGGCTTGAAGTCGTGAATGCGGCTGATGAGCATCGAGTGGAATACGTGCTTGACGATGACCGGCGCATCCTCCTTGCGGCTGATAAGGTTCACTTTGTGGTTCCACTCTTCGAGCAGCTCTGTGTAGCGCACCAGCAGTTTCAGGGCGTTTTTTTCAGCAGGAATGCCATGTTCACGGCAAAGTCTTTCTAAAAGTTGTAGGTCGTTCGGCATGACGTATCGTTCTCTGGTGCTATGAAAAAAGACTCCATCAGAAAAGAAAGCGATTTTGCCGGTAATGGCAAGAGCGCTCATGCGTTATTGTAACGATAAGAGTGACAGCGGCAATTCGGTGGGCACCGGAAAAAAGATGAGCATCCAAATTTATTGTACATTATAAATACAATCATTAAACGATTCGTCTGTACAGAATGACGGGCATCTCATCGGGAGCTGAATCGGCTGTTGCCGGAATCATGACGGTGAGGGCTCGAAGGTAGAGAAAGAAAAGTATGGGCACGACAAAGAATTTCTGCAGCCATGTCTATGCCGTGGTCATGGCTGGGGGCATAGGCAGCAAGCTCTGGCCGCTTTCGCGCAAGCGCTATCCCAAGCAGTTTCTCCATTTTTTTGATGGCGGAACCATGATCCGCAAAACCGTCGAGCGGATTGCCCGCATCGTCAGGAAAGAGAACATCCTCATCATCACCAGCAAGCAGCACTGGCGTCTTGTGCTCGACTCGCTACCCGATTTCGATGCCGACAACATCATCATCGAACCCACCATCAGGGATACGGCTACCTGTATCGCCCTGGCGACCACCTTCATCCGGAAACGCAATCCCGATGCCGTGACTGTCGTGCTTCCGGCTGACCACCTCGTGCACAATGAGGGGCGCTTTCTGGAAACCGTCGAGAAGGGAATTTGCATGGCGCGGGAAAAACAGGGGCTGATCACCATCGGCATCAAGCCGGATCGGCCTGAGACGCGCTACGGCTATATTCAGGTGGAAGCGTCGGTCATGATGGAGGATGAGACAGATGATGACGACATTCCCCTGTTTCGGGTAAAAACCTTTGCCGAAAAGCCTGACATTGCCACCGCCGAACAGTTTCTGCAAAGCTGTGACTTCTGGTGGAACAGCGGGGTCTTGATTTGGCACGTTGATGACATCAACCGGGAGTTCCGCCGCTCGTTGCCCGACCTGTACGAAGACATGCAGAACGTGCATGCCTTCATCGGAACCGATCGGCAGGAGTCGGTTATCGAGGATGTCTATAGTTGGGTTCATCCGGTTTCGATCGCTTACGGCATTATGGAAAAGGCCGAAAAGGTCTACATGCTGGCCGGTGATTTCGGGTGGACCGATCTGGGATGCTGGGACGAGGTGATCAAGGTGGGACTCGGCCTCGAAGGTCGCGATATGGACGGCAGCGAGGCGATCATGATCGATTCGAACCAGGTCTTCGTCCGCAAGCCTCACGGCAAGGCAGTGGTGACCATCGGCGTGGACGACATCATCGTGATCGATACGCCCGATGCGCTGCTGATCTGTCGAAAGGGGCAGTCGGGTGATGTTGCCAAGGCTGTTGAGGTGATGAGGCGCGAGGAGGGGCTGGACAAGTTTTTATGAGGCGCTGACCCGCTCCCCGGCTTGAAAGCCGGGGCAACATGAATGTAAGAGGAGATGAATATCCGTTGGGCTGAAGCCCTCCTGAATGTGGGAGAGCCGGGGCAAAATGTCACAGCATAAATGAAAAAGCCGGAGGTTGAGTGCTCCGGCTTTTTTAGTTCAGGCTTTTTTCTTTGTCCAGGTTGCGCCTTCCTTGGTGTCCTTGACTTCGATGCCTCGTTCCATGAGCAGGTCGCGGATTTTGTCGCTGGTGGCGAAATCCTTGTTTGCTCTGGCTTCTTTGCGCAGTTCGAGCAGCACCTGCATCACGTCGTCGAGCGTCTGTGCGCTTTCGCCGCTCTCTCCGGCCAACAGTTCGTTGCGACTTTTCAGGATGCCGAGCACCTCTCCGGCGTAAGTGGCGAGAAGCGCCAGAGCGGCGGCTTTCGATGCAGCGTCAAGCCCGCCTTTGTCGAGCGCGCCGTTGAGCGCTTTGATGAACTCGAAAAGCACGGCAATGGCGACCGGCGTGTTGAAGTCGTCGTTGAGCGCGTCGGTGATTTTCTGCTCGAACGTTGCCACTTCGAGCTGGCCCTTGTCCTCCGCCGACTCTACCAATCGCTTGTACGTTTCCTGCAACTTTTCGAAGCCGGACTGCGAGGCCTTGATGGCCGCTTCGGAGAAGTCGAGCGGAGAGCGGTAGTGCGATTGCAGGATGAAGAAGCGGATGACCAGCGGGTCGAACGTGCCGAACAACTCCTTGAGGTTCACGAAGTTCTTGAGCGACTTGCCCATCTTGACGCCATCGACCGTCACCATGTTGTTGTGCATCCAGTAGCGCACGAAGGGCTTGCCCGTGGCCGCTTCGGACTGGGCGATTTCGCAGTCGTGGTGCGGGAACTTGTTCTCCATGCCACCGCCGTGGATGTCGATGGTGTCGCCAAGGTACTTCATGGCCATTGCAGAGCACTCCAGATGCCAGCCGGGGTAGCCCTCGCCCCACGGCGATTGCCACTTCATGATGTGACTTGGCTCGGCCTTTTTCCAGAGCGCGAAGTCCGAGGGGTTGCGCTTGTCGCTTCGCTCCGCGACGCGTCCGCCCGACTGCAACGCCTCCTGATCAGTCCGCCCGGAGAGCTTGCCATACCCGGCGAACGAGTTGACATCGAAATAGACGTTACCGTTGGATTCGTAGGCGTGGCCGGTTTCGACAAGCCGCTCGACCAGCGCGATCTGCTCCGGGATGTGGCCGGTTGCCGTCGGCGCGATGTTTGGGCGCTCGACGCCGAGCCGGTCCATATCCTCGTAAAAGCTGCGGGTGTAGAACTGCGCCACCTCCATCGGCTCGATGCGCTCCTGACGCGCCTGCTTCTGGATCTTGTCCTCCCCCTCGTCGGCGTCATCGGTCAGGTGGCCAACGTCTGTAATGTTCTGCACGTACCGCACCTTGTAGCCCTGCTGCTCGCCGACATGACGCAGCCAGCGCACCACCACGTCGAATGATACGTAGCTTTTGGCGTGGCCGAGGTGGGCGTGGCCGTACACGGTCGGGCCGCACACGTAGATCGTTGCCAGACCGGGCTGGATGGGTTCAAAAGGTTCTTTCTTGCGGGTAAGCGAATTATAGATATGCAGAGAAGAGGGCATCCGGATTGCTATGAATAGGTTGAGATGAGCCCGCCAAGGGGGGTTCGGAAAATGTCTTGAAAGTTACACTTTTGGCTTGGTAAGGCAAGGTTTTCGGGCAGAACCGTCGGCGAATTTTTCCCCAGCTCAGCCCTTCGGTCACCAGCGCAGTCCGGGTGTTTTATTGACCATGCAGTGAAAGAATGTTAACTTGCTTGCGGTGATAGTGGTTATCCAGTGTTTGTCCATCACCATCCAGCCGATGCAAAGCGCCCCTTCACGCATGACCTGCTGCATCGAGAGACTCCTTGCCGCCACTGTCCCGTCATGTTGTCGCCGTTAAGCAATCCAAAACAAACAGGAGGACATGATGAATATTCGCAGTCTGTTAATCGGGGTTGTCGTCGGCATTCTTCTCACCGCTGGCGCGGGGTGGATGATGATGCCGGGGATGATGCTGAAGGAGTACCAGAGCCCTTACGGAGTTGAAGAGACCGTTGCCACCATCAAGAAAAATGCGGTAGACGAAGGCTGGGTGGTTGTCAACGTCATGCCGATCGATCAATCGGTGAAAAAACATGGTGGCGGCGATCTTCCGCCGGTGAGGCTGGTCAACCTCTGCCAGGCAGACCACGCCTTCAACATTCTGAAGGGTGACGACACCAAGGTTGTTTCGGTTATGATGCCCTGCACGATCAGCGTCTATCAGAAAGCTGATGGACAAACCTATGTCGGCGCCATGAATGCCGGGCTGATGGGCAAAATGTTCGGCGGCGTCGTGGCCGAGGTGATGGGCGGCAAGGTTGCCAAGCAGCAGAAGCAGTTTATCAGATTTGTCAAATAGCATCTGGCGGCATTTCCCGGAGGCGGCTTCAAACCGCCTCTGAGCTTTCCTGATGCTTTTCATTAAAAACTCATTGTAATGAATGAAGTGAATTTCAATCTTCTTGTGCATTACGTATCAACCTTCGGAATCAAGCTGCTGGTCGGCCTTGTCATTCTTGTGGTCGGTATGAGACTTTCGACCTTCCTGAGTAATCGCCTTGTTGCGATGCTGAACCGGAAGGAGGGGCTCGACGAGATGCTGGTGCATTTCTTCGGAAGCCTTGCGCGCTACAGTATCATCGCCGTCACGGTGATCACCGTGCTCAACCAGATCGGCGTGCAGACTGCGAGCCTTCTGGCGGTGCTGGCCTCCGCCGGTCTTGCCATCGGCCTGGCGTTGCAGGGAACGCTCTCTAACATTGCCTCCGGTGTCATGCTGATTTTCTTCAGGCCGTTCCGCACCGGCCAGTATATCGAAGTGGCCGGCAAGGCGGGCACGGTTAAAAACGTTTCGCTGTTCACCACGGAG
This portion of the Chlorobaculum parvum NCIB 8327 genome encodes:
- a CDS encoding mannose-1-phosphate guanylyltransferase, whose amino-acid sequence is MGTTKNFCSHVYAVVMAGGIGSKLWPLSRKRYPKQFLHFFDGGTMIRKTVERIARIVRKENILIITSKQHWRLVLDSLPDFDADNIIIEPTIRDTATCIALATTFIRKRNPDAVTVVLPADHLVHNEGRFLETVEKGICMAREKQGLITIGIKPDRPETRYGYIQVEASVMMEDETDDDDIPLFRVKTFAEKPDIATAEQFLQSCDFWWNSGVLIWHVDDINREFRRSLPDLYEDMQNVHAFIGTDRQESVIEDVYSWVHPVSIAYGIMEKAEKVYMLAGDFGWTDLGCWDEVIKVGLGLEGRDMDGSEAIMIDSNQVFVRKPHGKAVVTIGVDDIIVIDTPDALLICRKGQSGDVAKAVEVMRREEGLDKFL
- a CDS encoding mechanosensitive ion channel family protein, with product MNEVNFNLLVHYVSTFGIKLLVGLVILVVGMRLSTFLSNRLVAMLNRKEGLDEMLVHFFGSLARYSIIAVTVITVLNQIGVQTASLLAVLASAGLAIGLALQGTLSNIASGVMLIFFRPFRTGQYIEVAGKAGTVKNVSLFTTELATPDNVQIILPNSEVWSGSIVNYSYHETRRVDFLLGISYSDNIDKAFSVINGVIGGDKRIHAEPAPQVVVSELANSSVNITVRVWVVSGDYWGVKFDLTKQFKEALDANGLSIPFPQQDVHLIRSA
- the rsmG gene encoding 16S rRNA (guanine(527)-N(7))-methyltransferase RsmG: MPNDLQLLERLCREHGIPAEKNALKLLVRYTELLEEWNHKVNLISRKEDAPVIVKHVFHSMLISRIHDFKPGEKVLDLGTGGGLPGIPLAILFPETSFLLVDSTGKKIAACKAMIKELGLGNVMAVHSRVEELRGVIFDTVLSRQVAPLEELCSYCTTLLKRDGVLICLKGGKLDEEIAKAVMAREKHFGFPASVDRLPIEEIDPLFSEKQIVIARW
- the cysS gene encoding cysteine--tRNA ligase, which gives rise to MPSSLHIYNSLTRKKEPFEPIQPGLATIYVCGPTVYGHAHLGHAKSYVSFDVVVRWLRHVGEQQGYKVRYVQNITDVGHLTDDADEGEDKIQKQARQERIEPMEVAQFYTRSFYEDMDRLGVERPNIAPTATGHIPEQIALVERLVETGHAYESNGNVYFDVNSFAGYGKLSGRTDQEALQSGGRVAERSDKRNPSDFALWKKAEPSHIMKWQSPWGEGYPGWHLECSAMAMKYLGDTIDIHGGGMENKFPHHDCEIAQSEAATGKPFVRYWMHNNMVTVDGVKMGKSLKNFVNLKELFGTFDPLVIRFFILQSHYRSPLDFSEAAIKASQSGFEKLQETYKRLVESAEDKGQLEVATFEQKITDALNDDFNTPVAIAVLFEFIKALNGALDKGGLDAASKAAALALLATYAGEVLGILKSRNELLAGESGESAQTLDDVMQVLLELRKEARANKDFATSDKIRDLLMERGIEVKDTKEGATWTKKKA
- the rplQ gene encoding 50S ribosomal protein L17 translates to MRKVKPARKLGRTTAHRKATLSNLSTQLLIHKRIETTEAKAKETRKVVEKIITKARKGTHHAQREIFSALRNKEAVQELFEEIVGRIGSRNGGYTRIIKLAPRFGDAAKMAVIELVDFAEAPAAASTAAKQDRAKRVKGSKKAETEKEGGESAE
- a CDS encoding DUF302 domain-containing protein, translated to MNIRSLLIGVVVGILLTAGAGWMMMPGMMLKEYQSPYGVEETVATIKKNAVDEGWVVVNVMPIDQSVKKHGGGDLPPVRLVNLCQADHAFNILKGDDTKVVSVMMPCTISVYQKADGQTYVGAMNAGLMGKMFGGVVAEVMGGKVAKQQKQFIRFVK